TCACGGTGCGGGGACCGGACCCGTTCCCGACCCCGGTTCGCACGCCCGGATGGGACGAACCGCGCGCAACGCGACCATGTGGGGCGAGCCCGGCCACCTCTACGTGTACCTGAGCCACGGCATCCACTCGTGCGTCAACGTCGTGAGCGGCCCGGTCGGCGCCGCCGGCGGAATCCTGCTGCGCGCGGGCGAGATCATCGAGGGCGCGGATGCTGCGACCCGGCGTCGCACGCTGCGCGGTGTCGTACGCTCGCCGCTCGATCTCGCCAGGGGTCCGGGCCGGCTCGGCGATGCCGTCGGCCTGCGGCATCCGATCCACGACGGCATCGACGCGATCGACGGCTCAGTCTGGGCGGGGGCGGTTGCCCGTCTATCGCTGCGCGTCGACCCGATCGTCGAGATCGCAGCCGGACCGCGGGTCGGCGTCGCGGGCATCGCGGGGACGGCCGTCTTCCCGTGGCGGTTCTGGATCCCCGGCGACCCGACCGTGTCGCCGTTCCGCTGGGGGCGAGGGGCGGCTGAGGTGGCCGGCGGCTGAGCGGTGGCGGGCGCGAGGCGATTCAGCGCTCGAGGATCAGACGTTCGACGGCATGGAGGATCCAGGCGCGGTACGCACGCGGTGTCCATGCGGCCTCCTCCACGAGCTGAGTATGGCTTTCGGGCGAGATGAGGAACGAGAGCGCGGCGGCGAGCTCGTCGTCCGCACGCTCGCTGCGGCACACGCCTCGCTCGCGGAGCATCGCGATCGCGGCGCGCATGTCGTCGCGGCGGCTCGCCTGGAGGACGGCGAGACGCGATCTCACCTCGGGGTCACCTGAAGCGGCGTCCACGAGTCGCGGCCAGAGTCTTGCGACGCGCGCATTGGCGGCACTGACGAAGTCGACGAGGAATGGGACGAGCTCAGACGGCGCCAGCATCGCGGCCTGCGCTCCCAGCTCCCGCGCGTGGAGGGGCCCGTCGCCCTCGGCGCCGGAGAAGGCGTGGTCGAAGCTGGCGAGCAGGAGGGCCGCTTTGGGGCCGTGACTCTTGACCGTCTCGAGGGACACTCCTGCCGCTGCGGCGATCAGGGAGAGCGAGGTCCCCGAATAGCCGGAGTCGCCGAAGACCTTCACGGCTGCATCGAGGATGCGCTGTCGAGTCTGCGCGGCCTGCGCTTCGCGCAACGGAGAAACGTAAGGAGACATTGACTTTCCTAGTTGGGTAGTGAATACTTCCTGAGTAGTTTCAATAGCTTACCAGTTTGGAGACGCCGATGCTCTCGATCCTCATCTGCTGCACCCCTGTCCACGGACACATCGCGCCGTCGATCGCTGTCGCGCGCAGCCTCGTCGAAGCGGGCCACGACGTCCGGTTCCTCACCGGCAGGCGGTACCGGCATGTCGTGGAGGAGAGCGGCGCCCGCTGGGTCCCGCTCCCGGCCGCTGCGGACTACGACGACCGGGATATGGACGCCGCGTTCCCCGGGCGGCGCGGCCTGACCGGCGTCGCCGGAGCCCGGTGGGACCTGCGCAACATCTTCCTCGAACCCGCGGCGGCCCAGCTTCGCGCCGTCGACGAGCAGTTGCGGACTCAGCCCGCAGACGTCGTGCTCGCGGAGAGCATGTTCTTCGGCGCGATGCTGTTGCTGTGCCGTCCGGCGGCTTCGCGGCCGCCGGTCGTGAATCTCGGAATCGTCCCGCTCGGCCTGCGCAGCCGCGATGCGGCGCCGTTCGGTCTCGGGATCCCCCCGATGCCCGGCGCGTTCGGTCGCGTGCGGAACGCACTGCTGGCCTGGACGAGCGACGCCGTCA
This portion of the Microbacterium pygmaeum genome encodes:
- a CDS encoding TetR/AcrR family transcriptional regulator, with translation MSPYVSPLREAQAAQTRQRILDAAVKVFGDSGYSGTSLSLIAAAAGVSLETVKSHGPKAALLLASFDHAFSGAEGDGPLHARELGAQAAMLAPSELVPFLVDFVSAANARVARLWPRLVDAASGDPEVRSRLAVLQASRRDDMRAAIAMLRERGVCRSERADDELAAALSFLISPESHTQLVEEAAWTPRAYRAWILHAVERLILER
- a CDS encoding DNA-3-methyladenine glycosylase gives rise to the protein MSGDVSHARAMRSATRADLAGLPVEVAPRLLGAHLRTVVDGEIVTVRLTEVEAYHGAGTGPVPDPGSHARMGRTARNATMWGEPGHLYVYLSHGIHSCVNVVSGPVGAAGGILLRAGEIIEGADAATRRRTLRGVVRSPLDLARGPGRLGDAVGLRHPIHDGIDAIDGSVWAGAVARLSLRVDPIVEIAAGPRVGVAGIAGTAVFPWRFWIPGDPTVSPFRWGRGAAEVAGG